In Pyrus communis chromosome 1, drPyrComm1.1, whole genome shotgun sequence, the following are encoded in one genomic region:
- the LOC137744279 gene encoding F-box protein At5g07610-like encodes MSVMDRERRANKLVANKNSILYMDLKDIIRNHALQFLPAKSLFRFTGVCRDWKLDITTPFFAHKQSNSFHDISGFFCQSGTAPPSFISLDPNAYGVPDPPLNFLPEPVEIRTSSNGLLCCQGRDGYKAYYICNPVTRKWKILPKPNADHGCNPAIVLLFEPSLLNFVAEYKLVCVFPSVDFDNGYEFEIYSSRDESWRVSGEIYFGNHPPVPRTGVHVNNIVYWVLDYQILVFDLTMERAQQLSGSFCDTGGTGALGLMDGKLCLTKPSPTGLTVKVLSNAYTNTMGMHSNVRAWETKHQISLSPPPFDSTTYNHRMMTNYILFAGGNVVLYRSGGKLHAYDLKTKETQCLGDELDQNARIVSHVNSLVEI; translated from the coding sequence ATGAGCGTGATGGATCGAGAAAGGAGAGCAAATAAGTTGGTAGCAAACAAAAACAGTATTTTATACATGGACCTCAAGGACATCATTAGGAACCATGCCCTCCAGTTTCTACCTGCTAAATCACTTTTCAGGTTCACTGGAGTTTGTAGGGACTGGAAGCTCGATATCACAACCCCTTTCTTTGCCCACAAGCAGTCAAATAGCTTTCATGATATATCGGGCTTCTTTTGTCAATCCGGAACAGCCCCACCTTCATTCATATCTCTTGACCCCAATGCGTATGGTGTTCCAGATCCACCTCTGAACTTCTTGCCTGAGCCGGTTGAGATAAGGACTTCTTCCAATGGATTACTTTGCTGCCAGGGTCGTGATGGCTATAAGGCTTACTACATTTGCAATCCTGTTACTAGGAAGTGGAAAATACTTCCCAAGCCAAACGCGGATCACGGATGTAACCCTGCTATTGTTCTCCTCTTTGAACCGTCTTTGCTCAATTTTGTGGCCGAGTACAAACTCGTATGTGTTTTTCCATCCGTTGATTTTGACAATGGATATGAGTTTGAGATCTATTCCTCCAGGGATGAGTCTTGGAGAGTTTCTGGTGAGATTTACTTCGGCAATCATCCGCCTGTGCCACGAACCGGTGTTCATGTGAACAACATAGTTTATTGGGTATTGGATTATCAGATTCTTGTTTTTGACCTGACGATGGAGCGCGCACAACAACTTTCTGGCAGTTTTTGTGATACAGGAGGAACTGGGGCCTTGGGTCTGATGGATGGAAAGCTTTGTCTGACAAAGCCTAGTCCTACAGGACTAACTGTGAAAGTGTTGTCTAACGCCTACACGAACACTATGGGGATGCACAGCAATGTCAGGGCATGGGAAACGAAACATCAGATTAGTCTATCACCTCCACCATTCGATTCAACGACTTATAACCATCGAATGATGACTAATTATATATTGTTTGCCGGTGGAAATGTGGTCTTGTACCGGAGTGGCGGAAAATTGCATGCTTATGACCTGAAGACTAAAGAAACTCAATGTTTGGGTGATGAACTTGATCAGAATGCAAGGATTGTTTCGCATGTGAACAGTCTTGTGGAGATCTAG
- the LOC137714528 gene encoding uncharacterized protein has product MLLLSPVSTSLLPKPFHNFNARDRTTTTTRFVSPLKISAKARESSDESTPTIAEITAIAGGLISTPVIGWSLYTLKTTGCGLPPGPGDSIGALEDVSYLAVLGIVGWSLYTKTKTGSGLPNGPFGLLGAVEGLSYLSLLSILVVFGLQFVQNGYIPGPIPTDQCFG; this is encoded by the coding sequence ATGTTGCTACTTTCTCCAGTATCCACCTCACTATTACCAAAGCCATTTCACAATTTCAATGCTAGAGatagaacaacaacaacaaccagaTTTGTGTCTCCCCTGAAAATTTCAGCCAAGGCAAGGGAAAGCAGCGATGAGAGCACCCCCACCATTGCAGAGATAACAGCCATTGCAGGAGGCTTAATCTCCACCCCAGTGATTGGTTGGTCCCTTTACACCCTCAAAACAACCGGGTGCGGCCTGCCACCTGGACCAGGCGATTCAATCGGCGCACTCGAAGATGTCAGCTATTTGGCCGTCCTGGGGATTGTGGGTTGGTCCTTGtacaccaaaaccaaaaccggGTCTGGTCTGCCCAACGGACCCTTTGGACTGTTGGGTGCTGTTGAAGGTCTGTCTTACTTGTCCTTGCTCTCCATTTTGGTGGTGTTTGGGTTGCAGTTTGTTCAAAATGGCTACATTCCAGGTCCAATCCCAACCGACCAGTGCTTTGGATGA
- the LOC137716913 gene encoding uncharacterized protein yields the protein MKDGDGFPTTTAASSGKKESSDSGLILGKGRYKFWALAAILLLAFWSMFTGTVTLRWSAGNLNRLSDDLNSPIHDDLDVLEMEGREKVVKHMWDVYTNSRRIRLPRFWQEAFEAAYEELTSDVPGVREEAITEIAKMSVRSVSVDLDPPPVQSASAREFSKTLKQAERGRELVTSTGSGR from the exons ATGAAGGATGGCGACGGCTTTCCAACAACGACTGCGGCCAGCAGCGGGAAGAAGGAGAGCTCGGATTCGGGTCTAATACTCGGGAAAGGCAGGTACAAGTTCTGGGCTTTGGCCGCGATTTTGTTGCTCGCGTTTTGGTCCATGTTCACCGGCACCGTCACGCTCCGGTGGTCCGCCGGCAACCTCAACCGCCTCTCCGACGACCTCAACTCCCCCATTCACGACGATCTCGACGTTCTT GAAATGGAAGGGAGGGAGAAGGTGGTGAAGCACATGTGGGATGTGTACACCAATAGCCGTCGGATCAGATTACCGAGGTTCTGGCAGGAAGCTTTTGAGGCTGCCTATGAGGAGTTGACAAGTGACGTCCCTGGTGTTCGAGAGGAAGCCATAACCGAGATCGCTAAGATGTCCGTCCGCTCTGTCTCTGTGGATCTCGATCCGCCTCCGGTGCAATCTGCA AGCGCACGAGAATTTAGTAAGACTTTGAAGCAAGCAGAGAGAGGTAGAGAACTGGTGACTTCTACGGGCAGTGGTCGATGA
- the LOC137746834 gene encoding plant-specific TFIIB-related protein 1: protein MRCPYCSTGQARCATTTNSRRSITECTSCGRVVEERQSQFHHLFHLRAQDNPLCLVTSDLPTLPHTQQPNDADDEDPFLPTGFITAFSTWALEPNPLFLRSSLSFSGHLAELERTLESTSSSSTSSSSSTVVVDNLRAYMQIIDVASILGLENDISDHAFQLFRDCCSTTCLRNRSVEALATAALVQAIREAQEPRTLQEISIAANVPQKEIGKYIKILGEALQLSQPINSNSISVHMPRFCTLLQLNKSAQKLATHIGEVVINKCFCTRRNPISISAAAIYLACQLEDKRKTQAEICKVTGLTEVTLRKVYKELLENWDDLLPSNYTPAVPPERAFPTTVIASGRSSSSKVDFVDIPLYLEREKLLERKPNKPNEGLDMNIPPPVCKEEYERKGSSQGPMNQSTTFWQSQVPYGTSDLKTAGQKYENGVEGMDTDEPQPNQQPNPTHTINPPSSGACPVTRQFRCPSTSSSPTVMYVLPPKLAPGYTELRSSGGQNGSESGRHSGEA, encoded by the exons ATGAGGTGCCCCTACTGCTCCACCGGCCAAGCACGGTGCGCGACGACAACCAACTCCCGTCGTTCGATAACGGAGTGCACGTCGTGCGGCCGTGTGGTGGAAGAGCGCCAATCTCAATTCCACCACCTCTTCCACCTCCGTGCCCAAGACAACCCTCTCTGCCTCGTCACCTCCGACCTCCCCACCCTCCCCCACACCCAGCAACCCAACGACGCCGACGATGAAGACCCCTTCTTGCCCACCGGCTTCATCACCGCCTTCTCCACCTGGGCCCTGGAGCCCAACCCTCTCTTCCTCCGCTCCTCCCTCTCCTTCTCCGGCCACCTCGCCGAGCTGGAACGCACCCTCGaatccacctcctcctcctccacatcCTCGTCGTCGTCCACCGTGGTGGTCGATAATCTGAGGGCCTACATGCAAATCATCGATGTCGCTTCGATTCTGGGGTTGGAAAACGACATCTCGGACCACGCGTTTCAGCTCTTCAGGGACTGCTGCTCCACCACTTGCTTGCGGAATCGCAGCGTTGAAGCTCTCGCGACTGCTGCTCTGGTCCAGGCTATCAGAGAGGCCCAAGAGCCCAGAACCCTCCAG GAAATCTCCATTGCAGCAAATGTGCCCCAGAAAGAAATTGGCAAGTACATTAAGATACTTGGAGAAGCACTGCAGCTTAGTCAGCCCATCAACAGCAATTCGATATCGGTGCATATGCCGCGGTTTTGCACTCTCCTCCAGCTCAATAAATCTGCTCAG AAACTGGCAACTCACATTGGAGAGGTTGTCATCAACAAGTGCTTCTGCACGCGTAGGAACCCCATTAGCATCTCCGCAGCTGCAATATATTTAGCCTGCCAGCTTGAAGACAAGAGAAAAACTCAGGCAGAGATTTGTAAGGTGACTGGTCTTACTGAAGTTACTCTccgaaaagtctacaaggagcTCTTGGAGAACTGGGATGACTTGCTCCCATCTAATTACACTCCTGCAGTTCCTCCAGAAAGAGCATTCCCTACCACTGTAATCGCTTCAGGCCGTTCTTCATCGTCTAAAGTTGATTTTGTTGATATACCACTTTATTTGGAGAGAGAAAAGCTGCTTGAAAGAAAACCGAACAAGCCAAACGAGGGATTAGACATGAACATTCCACCACCCGTATGTAAAGAAGAGTATGAGCGTAAAGGTAGTTCTCAAGGTCCGATGAATCAATCAACTACTTTCTGGCAATCCCAGGTTCCATATGGGACTTCTGATCTAAAGACGGCAGGACAAAAGTATGAGAATGGTGTGGAAGGAATGGACACGGACGAGCCCCAACCTAACCAACAGCCTAATCCAACTCATACTATAAACCCCCCAAGTTCAGGTGCATGTCCAGTTACCAGGCAGTTTCGGTGCCCATCTACATCAAGTTCTCCAACTGTGATGTATGTGCTGCCGCCGAAGCTTGCACCTGGTTATACCGAGCTTAGAAGCAGCGGTGGACAAAATGGAAGTGAAAGTGGCAGACACAGTGGGGAGGCCTAG
- the LOC137738117 gene encoding acidic leucine-rich nuclear phosphoprotein 32-related protein-like, producing MDEIWERAVETALEGQTDHAAARALTLDGAVKCVQGRLPPPSLLEKFQNLQHLSIANVGVSSLEQFPRLRNLQKLILSDNRIAGGLEFLVEAGLDSLRDLDLSNNRIQQVEDLAPLAQLRLVSLDLYECPVTHVKDYRSRVFGLIKSLKYLDKMDADENERPESDDEEEDEEDEEDDPGSGEIDGEERPFEMTNGHSEAVEGVVDVDEDEESDADEEETVTAGRVNGVNHPAENGFRFAATGEDGDEDEEEPDEDDENDSGEEIDEDGEDDDVVEVHEIEDSDDEEDGVEYDEDDDDDDDDEDDEEEEVDNDEGDLAEPESTGRLTSTEGEIDGHEQGEDDDADEDDNGETGEEEQLVEEDGEFEDEDGDEEEEDYGAGYLVQPVAQAEEEDAGGSDMDPGNEEGDGEEEEVEDEEDDEVEVLPPSSSSQLKRKRDGDADSDDNGEDDEEDDDVVEYSKSSKKHR from the exons ATGGACGAGATCTGGGAGCGAGCCGTTGAGACAGCGCTAGAGGGCCAGACAGACCACGCCGCCGCTCGAGCCCTAACCCTTGACGGCGCCGTTAAGTGTGTCCAGGGTCGCCTGCCCCCTCCGAGCCTTCTAGAGAAGTTCCAGAACCTTCAGCACCTCTCAATCGCAAACGTCGGCGTTTCGTCCCTGGAGCAGTTCCCGAGGCTTCGAAATCTCCAGAAGCTCATCCTCTCTGATAACAGAATCGCCGGCGGCCTTGAATTCCTTGTCGAAGCCGGACTCGACTCGCTGAGGGATCTCGACCTCTCAAACAATCGGATTCAGCAGGTCGAGGATCTTGCGCCGCTGGCGCAGCTGAGGCTCGTCTCGCTTGATCTGTATGAGTGTCCGGTCACGCACGTCAAGGATTATCGATCCAGAGTTTTTGGATTGATTAAATCGTTGAAGTATTTGGATAAGATGGACGCGGATGAGAACGAGAGGCCGGAATCTgatgatgaggaggaggatgaagagGACGAGGAGGATGATCCTGGGAGTGGTGAAATTGACGGGGAGGAGCGGCCGTTTGAGATGACCAATGGGCACAGTGAGGCGGTTGAGGGAGTTGTGGATGTTGATGAGGATGAAGAGAGTGATGCGGATGAGGAGGAGACGGTGACTGCGGGGAGAGTGAACGGAGTGAATCACCCTGCTGAGAACGGCTTCCGGTTTGCTGCGACTGGTGAAGATGGcgatgaggatgaggaggagCCCGACGAGGATGATGAGAATGATTCTGGTGAAGAAATCGATGAGGATGGCGAGGATGACGATGTGGTGGAAGTTCATGAGATTGAGGATAGTGATGATGAGGAAGATGGGGTTGAGtatgatgaggatgatgatgacgacgatgatgatgaagatgacgAGGAAGAGGAGGTGGACAATGATGAAGGGGATTTGGCAGAGCCGGAGAGTACAGGGCGGTTGACGAGCACGGAGGGAGAGATTGATGGGCATGAGCAAGGGGAGGATGATGATGCAGATGAAGATGATAATGGCGAGACCGGAGAGGAAGAGCAGTTAGTAGAGGAAGATGGAGAGTTTGAGGATGAGGATGGTGATGAAGAG GAAGAGGACTATGGAGCAGGTTACTTGGTTCAACCGGTAGCACAGGCGGAGGAAGAAGATGCTGGGGGCAGTGACATGGACCCTGGGAACGAAGAAGGAGATGGCGAAgaggaagaagtggaagacGAAGAAGATGACGAAGTTGAGGTGCTACCCCCCTCGTCGTCATCGCAACTCAAGCGGAAGAGAGACGGAGATGCAGATTCAGACGACAATGGAGAGGACGACGAGGAAGATGATGACGTGGTTGAGTACAGCAAGTCTTCGAAGAAGCATCGTTGA